From Nicotiana tabacum cultivar K326 chromosome 20, ASM71507v2, whole genome shotgun sequence, one genomic window encodes:
- the LOC107808528 gene encoding valine--tRNA ligase, mitochondrial 1-like, which translates to MRNKERILLQSISLANSGSSNDSFDCGFSLHPKLLFFAPAATSASDGKELTPEQLERKKKKEKKAQAVSNVSKTAKKKTSKREGEETENPTDYVEPETPLGEKKQLSVKWQTYNPSAVEKSWYAWWEKSNFFTADPNISKPAFVMVLPPPNVTGALHIGHALTASIEDTISRWRRMSGYNTLWIPGMDHAGIATQSIWNYVLLTAVTQEEYSIYTALVPGTELVQSLNMICKLLETGFLDHMSIFRKERWTKVWNWKNECGGTILKQLRRLGASLDWSRECFTMDEKRSKAVTEAFVRLGNEGLIYSYHLSRAPRMVHWDCVLRTAISDIEVEYADIKEKTFLNVPGYEEPVEFGVLTSFAYPLEGGLGEIVVATTRIETMLGDTAIAIHPEDKRYSHLHGKFAIHPFNERKLPIVCDEILVDMNFGTGAVKITPAHDPNDFEVGQRHKLEFISIFTDDGKINRNAGAYFEGMPRFKARVAVTEALKEKGLYRGAKDNEMHLGICSRSNC; encoded by the exons ATGAGGAATAAGGAGCGGATACTGTTGCAGAGTATATCATTGGCAAATTCAG GTAGTTCTAATGATTCTTTCGACTGTGGTTTCTCGTTACACCCAAAGCTTTTGTTCTTt GCGCCAGCCGCAACATCAGCATCAGATGGAAAGGAATTAACTCCTGAACAAttggaaaggaaaaagaaaaaggagaaaaag GCACAAGCGGTCTCCAATGTGTCCAAGACGGCTAAGAAGAAGACCTCAAAAAGGGAAGGTGAAGAAACGGAAAATCCTACGGATTATGTTGAACCAGAAACACCTCTGGGGGAGAAGAAACAGCTCTCCGTAAAATGGCAGACTTATAATCCAAGTGCTGTAGAGAAATC GTGGTATGCATGGtgggaaaagtccaatttcttCACTGCAGACCCAAACATCTCTAAACCTGCTTTTGTGATG GTCTTGCCCCCCCCAAATGTGACTGGTGCTCTCCATATAGGGCATGCACTGACTGCTTCCATCGAG GACACAATTAGTCGTTGGCGGAGAATGTCTGGATACAATACCTTGTGGATCCCAGGGATGGATCATGCTGGGATAGCGACCCAG AGTATATGGAACTAT GTTTTGCTAACTGCTGTCACTCAAGAAGAATATTCTATATATACTGCTTTGGTGCCTGGAACAGAACTCGTTCAGAGTTTGAACATGATATGCAAATTGCTAGAGACAGGCTTTTTGGATCATATGTCAATATTCAGAAAAGAAAGATGGACtaaa GTCTGGAATTGGAAGAATGAGTGTGGGGGTACAATACTGAAGCAATTACGTCGCCTGGGTGCCTCACTTGATTGGTCTCGTGAG TGCTTTACCATGGATGAGAAAAGGTCTAAGGCTGTTACGGAAGCATTTGTTAGGCTGGGCAATGAAGGTCTTATATACAG TTATCATCTATCAAGGGCTCCACGTATGGTGCATTGGGATTGTGTCTTGCGTACCGCAATCTCTGATATCGAG GTTGAATATGCAGACATCAAGGAGAAGACATTTCTGAATGTTCCTGGATATGAAGAGCCTGTGGAGTTCGGGGTGCTGACATCATTTGCTTACCCCTTGGAAGGTGGCCTTGGTGAAATTGTTGTGGCGACCACCAGAATTGAAACTATGCTTGGTGATACTGCAATTGCTATACATCCTGAAGACAAAAGATACAGTCACCTTCATGGGAAATTTGCTATTCATCCATTCAATGAAAGAAAGCTTCCAATAGTTTGTGATGAAATACTAGTAGATATGAACTTCGGGACTGGTGCTGTTAAG ATAACTCCAGCCCATGATCCTAATGATTTTGAGGTTGGACAGCGTCACAAACTTGAATTCATTAGTATTTTTACTGATGATGGGAAAATAAATAGGAATGCAGGTGCATACTTTGAAGGAATGCCTCGTTTCAAAGCTCGTGTCGCTGTGACTGAAGCTTTAAAGGAAAAG